A region from the Vicia villosa cultivar HV-30 ecotype Madison, WI linkage group LG3, Vvil1.0, whole genome shotgun sequence genome encodes:
- the LOC131658229 gene encoding uncharacterized protein LOC131658229: MATVKGVRKNCRKNGTRTGENEAKKDKEKPERSLRARLRKARQERLEAIEEILIVSESDNEDNFSFHSEHSDLEAEPMAAPVERLLGDYGGANAPAGRMTIVNQPVDVAHFQLHPATIRQLEKKPFSGRINEDANKHLQRFLTMTTSLKIEGHSEEAKKLNFVNGLKLKTKQLIDTAAGGSTNFKTATEIKKIIDAIAVNEHLELYDRSVNQPEGLVDLKLSNQVVKMEDQIAAEVERRLKQMALEKQTVAQVQPVQPTQAVNCDICGGPHFAMHCVATAQQVEEINFLKQNNPYSNTYNPGWKNHPNFSWKDQQGNVPKQGVVPYQSLPQQQQYRPPQQPYQQPYQQQQQQFQPQGPRKADWEIAVEKMMSQIAQQMANPQQSGALPSATITNPKDHTNVSAISTRSGKAKEVVEENAEEEEPLLEVDVEIKENEVEAEDMVIAEPKLELNIPFLEALEQIPTYAKFMKDIISKKRTIDHDPIILTETCSAILQGMKIPVKKKDRGSVTIPCTIGDRSLKKALIDLGASVVLCRCPFTRDWG; this comes from the exons ATGGCCACTGTGAAGG gtgTAAGAAAGAATTGCCGAAAAAATGGGACGAGAACAGGAGAAAACGAAGCCAAAAAAGACAAAGAAA agccagaacgatcgTTGCGAGCTAGACTTCGAAAAGCAAGACAAGAGAGACTGGAAGCGATAGAAGAAATTCTAATAGTTTcggaatctgataacgaggataatttttcttttcattctgaGCACTCGGATTTGGAGGCTGAACCTATGGCAGCTCCCGTAGAAAGAttgttaggtgattatggtggagcaaatgcaccagctggccggATGACTATTGTCAATCAACCGGTCGATGTTGCCCACTTTCAGTTGCACCCGGCAACAATACGACAACTTGAGAAGAAACCTTTCTCTGGAAGAATTAATGAAGATGCCAACAAGCACTTACAAAGGTTTCTCACCATGACTACATCGTTAAAAATAGAGGGGCATTCTGAAGAGGCAAAGAAACTA aattttgtgaatggtctTAAACTGAAGACAAAGCAACTTATTGACacagctgccggtggctcaacaaatttcaaaacagcCACGGAGATCAAGAAGATTATTGATGCTATCGCGGTaaatgaacacttggagttatatgaccgcaGTGTTAATCAGCCTGAAGGGTTAGTCGATTTAAAATTGTCAAACCAAGTTGTTAagatggaagaccaaattgcggCTGAAGTTGAACGAAGACTGAAACAAATGGCCCTCGAAAAGCAAACTGTAGCACAGGTTCAACCAGTTCAGCCAACTCAAGCGGTAAATTGTGATATttgtggaggacctcattttgccatgcattgtgtggcaacagcTCAACAGGTGGAAGAAATCAATTTTCTGAAGCAGAACAATCCCTACTCCAACACTTACAATCcgggatggaaaaatcatccgaatttctcctggaaagatcaacaagggaATGTTCCTAAACAAGGAGTTGTGCCATATCAAAgtctaccacaacaacaacaatatcgcCCACCGCAACAACCATATCAACAGCCataccagcagcaacaacaacaatttcagcCACAGGGACCAAGAAAAGCAGACTGGGAGATCGCCgttgaaaagatg ATGAGTCAAATTGCACAACAAATGGCAAATCCTCAACAATCGGGTGCTCTACCTAGTGCCACGATTACAAATCCTAAAGACCATACCAATGTGAGTGCTATAAGCACTAGGAGTGGTAAAGCCAAAGAAGTTGTGGAGGAAAATGCTGAAGAAGAAGAGCCGTTGCTTGAAGTTGATGTGGAAATAAAGGAAAATGAGGTAGAAGCTGAGGATATGGTTATAGCAGAACCG aaacttgaaCTGAATATTCCATTCCTAGAGGCATTGGAGCAAATTCCTACCTATGCCAAGTTCATGAAGGATATTATATCCAAGAAAAGGACCATCGATCATGATCCGATTATTCTAaccgaaacttgtagtgctattttgcagggtatgaaaATTCCGGTGAAAAAGAAGGATCGAGGTTCTGtgactattccttgtaccattgGGGATAGATCTTTGAAGAAAGCCCTTATTGATTTGGGGGCAAGTGTAGTCTTATGCCGCTGTCCATTTACAAGAGATTGGGGATAG